The Solanum dulcamara chromosome 6, daSolDulc1.2, whole genome shotgun sequence genome contains the following window.
TGAATAAATTATTCACAAACATAGAATTTTGACCAAAACTATTGAATTTAGCGCTCCAGCGCGCACTCTAGACGTACATATATATTGTTCTCTTTTGATGTGTGTTTTTCAATTTTGGGTGCAGAGTCGAGCAACATGGGAGAAAAGGAATGGTACTTTTTTTGCAAAAGAGGGAGAAAATACAGGAATAGTGTTAGGCCAAATAGGGTGACTGGTTGTGGATTCTGGAAGGCTACTGGTATTGATAAACCTATTTATAATTCTAGTGCTCGTCATGAATGCATTGGGTTGAAGAAATCATTGGTTTATTATCGAGGGAGTGCTGGAAAAGGCACAAAAAGTGATTGGATGATGCACGAGTTTCGACTTCCTGCTGAAAATGAAAAATCCACTAAACACATTGAAGCTAAAAGCATTGCTCAAGAAGCTGTAAGTAAATCAATCCATATAtacttttaattatatatatgttatgtctcacactaaattattgatttcATGATGTTTGCAGGAAGTTTGGACTCTCTGCAGAATCTTTAAGCGAAACGGTTCATATAAGAATAAGTGTCTATCTGCAGAATGGGGAATAGAAAAGCGAAGCCCAGTAGTTGACACAATAAGTTCACAAACATGCAGCGCCAACTCTTCTTCGGATTATATAATAAGCTTTGGTGCTCCAATTGTCGAGCACAATAATATTACAAATGAAACCAAACGCGGACATGTTCATCAAGACATGATatcaacaaataataataataataataacaagcaGCTACTACGGAGCTCATCATCAATACTGTGTACTCAAGCACCTTCATCGGAAATGAACTTTGACTTTTTGTTAAAGAATGGAGATTATTGGGATGAACTTAGATCTATTTTAGACCTCGATCACTATTGATCATTCTTCCATCTCATATATGTAAACgtacatatatattttgatgctgGTGTATATATGATTTTGTACACTGAAATAACATGAAGCTTAATCGAGTTATATATACTTCTACTAATTTGCCAAATATGGATATCTTTTGATTAGAATTACAAGAATTGACCTAATTAAATAGCAACTTACACTAAACATAGCTAATCGGATATTTGTGTAAAAGTTTACATTCAACTTTTACTTTATTTCGTTTAACTTATCAAactatttatttgttatcaaaAAGAATGATCAGCTAATTTGGATGGTCATCCAATTTATAGAAATGCCTCATGCATAAAATCACTTATGTGCTTTATCAATTACTATCCCACAAAGATAACTTTAaatgaaatatttgataataaCATGAATTTTATTCCTTAAAGACTGATGCAAATTTAAAGTTGtcttataaatataaatttattcgTATTTTGTGCATATTAtattctttaaatttataatagTAGTTAGCCCTAGTCCAAATAATTTTCTTGCATGAGGGAATatcaaatttcaaaggtaatgagatgagacctcttttttttattattaaaattagtcGATGATATATTTGCATTTCTTTGTTAAAAacattttgattttcttttttttttggatcgtGGATTTGGTTGAGGAAATGACGTGGCAGCATCTTAGTGGTAAAACACACGGTAAGTGGGTCCAAAAGCCgctttttaagatttttaaaCAGCTGGCATTAGGTGGATGACCTTTGAGGATAAGTAGGCAAGAACAAGAACAAATACCCCAGTTTTCTCTCAAATCTGTTCCTTCGAAAATGGAGAAATTTGTCACTCTAAATGCTTCAAATTTGGGCTCCGGTTCCCTTTTACCAATTGGGTTTTCTTCTCCATGCCGGAAATTTGCAGTTTCAGTTCAACGCCGGCGGGTCCACGTCACCAGGGCTTCCATTGCTGTAGAACAGCAAGCTCAAACTAAGGTCGCCGTCATCAGAGTTGGCACACGAGGAAGGTACTGTCAATTCTTTACCCAATCTATTTGTACAAGAATGCCTAATTGGGTTCATCTCAGATTAAAGTTACAGTCTTTCAACTGAAAATAATTGGATGTAAAAAAGATTGCGGCTTTTACCTAATTGGGTATCCCAATATGTTTCCTCATTTGTTAATGCTCATGTTTATGCTTTTATCGAGAATGTGTTGTATTTTAGTTATGATTTGTACTAGTGTTAGTCAAAATGCAAGCTTTTCAAGGGGATCTGGCATTATGGGGAAAACAAAAATTGACTACTAGAAATTGACTACTCTTAGTAGTAGATATACCCTTCTTTTCTATTTGCATTTTCCTCCTGGCATATATTTCCTCCTTTGTGTGTGGGGGGGTGGGATGATAGAAATTGACTGCTATATCTATCAAGTGCTTTCGCTAAAACTCTTTCTCTTATGGATTACATATGGAATTACTTGTGTAGGACAGCCCCCTAGCTCTTGCCCAAGCTTATGAGACTCGAGAAAAGCTAATAGCCTCATATCCTGACCTGGCTGAAGAGGGAGCCATtgaaatagtaataataaaaaccACAGGTGATAAGATATTAAGTCAGCCTCTTGCAGATATTGGTGGAAAAGGGTTGTTCACAAAAGAAATAGACGAAGCCCTCATCAATGGCGATATTGATATTGCTGTCCACTCAATGAAAGATGTGCCCACATATCTGCCAGAGAAGACAATCTTACCCTGCAACCTTCCACGTGAAGATGTGAGGGAtgcattcatttctttaactgcAGGTTCCCTGGCTGATCTTCCATCAGGAAGCACAATTGGTACTGCTTCACTGAGGAGAAAGTCTCAGATTCTCCACCGCTATCCCTCACTCAATGTAAGTCTATTACATATCACATCATAGTCTCTGAAGAAGACCCACCAGTCTACGTAAAGTTTCCCATCAAGCTGCAACAATAATTTATTTGAGTCATTGCTTCATGTATTGTATTGGTACATATATGCCTTCTATGAAGGTAAAAACTAGAAAGTTAAATAGGTTACTTATGCAATTACTTGGAGATTGTTTGCAACAATTAGGAATATGTTGGAGATGAgccaaaataataaaagaaattccACGTGCTCAAAGAGATGGTTAGGATGCCCAACAAGTGAAGAAAGAGTAAATTGAGGATTGTGTGTTACTTGTTCTGATATGTTACATAGCTGGGTATGCTCCAGGAGGAGtaattgttttcttaataagcCAAATGTGAAGCTCAAGTTTTCTATATCTGAATATCTTTTAGATGAAGCAAAATTCTTGGTGAATTTTTTTATGGTGGTTACTTCTGGCCTGAATTTTCTTATTTAGCTCAGTTCTGCCAATCTAACAAGTTTTCATCTTTAGTTTTATTTAGTTTGACAAGTCATGCTAATTATCTTATGTGAATTTTGTTTATAGGTGTTGGAGAATTTCAGAGGCAATGTTCAGACAAGGTTGAAGAAACTGAATGAGGGGGTAGTTCAAGCTACATTATTGGCAATGGCAGGGCTTAAGCGTCTGAATATGACAGAAAATGTATCATCGATCCTTTCTATAGAGGATATGCTACCAGCTGTTGCTCAAGGAGCTATCGGTATTGCCTGCAGAAGTGATGACGAGACAATGGTATTTAGCAGTCATATCtgttattacaaaaaaaattcctGCTCTACCATTGTTCATTTCTCCTCTTTTGAGGGCTTTGTTTTGCTCATACTTATCGGATGCAATTATAGGCCAATTACATTGCTGCATTAAATCATGAAGAAACCAGATTAGCAATAGCTTGTGAGAGAGCATTTTTGACGACCTTGGATGGGTCTTGTCGCACCCCAATTGCTGGCTATGCCTGTCGAGGTGAAGATGGAGATTGTATTTTCAAAGGATTGGTTGCCTCTCCAGATGGAACTCGAGGTAAACGTAACTCCTTAGTGACAGAATTCTGAGGGATGTGTGAGTTACCTATTCTTTTATGTTTGTTTGTTGTATAATCTTTTGTCTCCCTCAATTTCAGTTATTGAAACCTCTAGAAAGGGACCCTATACGTCTGAAGACATGATACGGATGGGTGAAGATGCTGGCAAGGAACTACTCTCCAAAGCAGGTCCAGGATTTTTTGGCAACTGAGTAAAGCTTATGCTATTATCGTTGACCTCTGCCTATGAGTGCAGAGATGTGTCTAATAACAGGGAGAGAGATCGGAATTTGATATTTCACCCCTACGAGAGGATTATGAGTCCACTTATCCGTGTTACTGTATCGGCAATAGAATTTGAATACTTTGTATATTAGTGTAGCATTTCCACTTCAATTGGAAGTGTTCAGCTCATTGTTAGCCTTCAATGTATCCGAGGAATGTTGAATGTTTGCAGATTTGTAAGAAAAGTTGTGCTGGCGGATTCTGTTTCATATGGATTGTTAACCACTTTGAGCAATTTGTGCAACTGTTGTAAACTAACCAAAGAGTAATCTATCTTTGGCTTCATTTATCCAACGGATTTGTACAAATTGAATATTCCATTAAAATGGACTCTAGCAATCTATCATTGGCTTAATTTTATGAAACTTTTGTATCACAACTAGTAATAAGACTGCTCCCTCATATGATATCTTTGGGATAGATTATCAAGTTGATCATTGTGAACACCTTGATGCACTTATCTCCCTTGAACCCTTTGAACGAAATGCagcaaaagtaaaaaaaaagtttcatGAATTGACCCCATCATCCACCCTATAAGAAAGATGAGATCACCCCAAAGGATGCTTCAGCATTCAGGCGCCACAGACCAATCATACAATTCTTACACCTTTAAGCCAAATAGTAGTCATAATTCTTAACTATGTTCTAAATTGAGGTTTCTTTCTATTCATTCTCTTAACCAttacaacataatttttttaaaaaaattgtttcttCTGATAGATTAAAAACTGATTGAtacctttccttttttttcttcgggttgtcttgttttccttttggGTCTCTTTGGAAATTTAATTTGCAATTAATACCTGACCCGGACACCACGATTATAATTTTGTCTTTTTGCAATCTGGATAGCTGTGTTGTCTTGGTATCGAGGATAATCTAATTCTTTGTTCTTAGGGTGTAAGAATGGCATCTACTGGACAACCACAGTCATCTTTGAAGAGACCTAATCCTGCAGTTAATAGAGAAGGAGATAAACTGGTTATTACTCCTTTAGGGGCTGGAAATGAAGTGGGACGGTCCTGTGTTTTCATGACTTTTAAAGGGAAAACAATCATGGTAGGCTGCACGCTTTGTCATTCTTCTTCAAAAACTTCTTTTTAGGCCACAAGTTCTGAATTTGGTCAACTACTTTTGATGTTTTTTGGCAGTTTGATTGTGGCATTCATCCAGGTTACTCAGGCATGTGTGCTTTACCctattttgatgaaattgatccTTCATCAATTGATGTTCTTCTTGTTGTCGAGTAAGTTTTCTGTGCCAGATCTCAGTGCTATGATGCTCCTTTTATTGTTTGGAATATTGTATCTCGATTTGACACAGCAGCACAAGTTTTTTCTCTGTTCTTTTTCCAAGCAATATTTGATGGGCTAccgattttttatttatttgtttcgTTTTGTTTTCTCTCTCGGTGGGCGATTTTAAATGTTGATATCTTGGTGTACTGTTTTAAATGTTGAGTGTTAGATACATTTCCATATTCTTTGATCAGATTGGATTAGTTTCTTTATATTAAGATGTTATTTCTCTTATCTCTGATTCTCAACTTGGCTGTGCGAATGTCTGAGGAAGAGAAGACATGTTCAGGTAGTATCCGGCATAGGAATGTGAAACAATATGCTGATTATCCTTTTGATTATTGATCCGAGCAAACCTCTTGTAGACAACTAAGTACTGCCAATTCTGATTTGCTTTTTCTCCCAATGTTTTTTTCTCATATCCTCTCTCCTACTCGTCTTCTCCTCTCTTACTCTGCTCTCTTTGCTGTATATTGCCATTTCACTGCCAGTATcctgtttttatttttgaaactgGTAATGTTGTAGTCTTCAGCATTAAGGATATGCTGGCAACCTTCAAAAGATAAACAGGGAGAACGAGGAAGAAACTACTTACAATTTCCCCTAACAGATCTACTAGTTCTAATTcatctatgtctatctttttacaccaaaaatagaaagatacaATACAATTCCATTTAACTGTGTAAATGGAATTGGACCTATCTTCAAAGC
Protein-coding sequences here:
- the LOC129893020 gene encoding transcription factor JUNGBRUNNEN 1; the encoded protein is MEVGNKMSSMVTSKYYTAEEEEEEDDVALPGFRFHPTDEELVGFYLRRKVEKRPINIELIKHIDIYKYEPWDLPKSSNMGEKEWYFFCKRGRKYRNSVRPNRVTGCGFWKATGIDKPIYNSSARHECIGLKKSLVYYRGSAGKGTKSDWMMHEFRLPAENEKSTKHIEAKSIAQEAEVWTLCRIFKRNGSYKNKCLSAEWGIEKRSPVVDTISSQTCSANSSSDYIISFGAPIVEHNNITNETKRGHVHQDMISTNNNNNNNKQLLRSSSSILCTQAPSSEMNFDFLLKNGDYWDELRSILDLDHY
- the LOC129891668 gene encoding porphobilinogen deaminase, chloroplastic; the protein is MEKFVTLNASNLGSGSLLPIGFSSPCRKFAVSVQRRRVHVTRASIAVEQQAQTKVAVIRVGTRGSPLALAQAYETREKLIASYPDLAEEGAIEIVIIKTTGDKILSQPLADIGGKGLFTKEIDEALINGDIDIAVHSMKDVPTYLPEKTILPCNLPREDVRDAFISLTAGSLADLPSGSTIGTASLRRKSQILHRYPSLNVLENFRGNVQTRLKKLNEGVVQATLLAMAGLKRLNMTENVSSILSIEDMLPAVAQGAIGIACRSDDETMANYIAALNHEETRLAIACERAFLTTLDGSCRTPIAGYACRGEDGDCIFKGLVASPDGTRVIETSRKGPYTSEDMIRMGEDAGKELLSKAGPGFFGN
- the LOC129891669 gene encoding cleavage and polyadenylation specificity factor subunit 3-I-like → MASTGQPQSSLKRPNPAVNREGDKLVITPLGAGNEVGRSCVFMTFKGKTIMFDCGIHPGYSGMCALPYFDEIDPSSIDVLLVVEELERIGIHREGCSGSRYLYDSR